DNA from Elusimicrobiota bacterium:
AAGTGCGTCAATACGAGCTTCTTGACGTTCGCCTTTTTGGCCATTGTGGCCACTTCTTCCAATGTGCAATGAGCCCTCTTCCGGGGGGGCTTGGGATGGTCGCCGGGCTGGGCGTGGAAGAGGCCTTCCGGCGGCTTCTGCGGGATCAGCAGTCCGGAATCGATGACGAGGATATCGGCGTCCTTGGCCAGCGCGATCAGATTGTCCGAATAAGTCAGATCACCGGAAACGACGATGGACTGCCCGTCGGCATCGAAGCGGTAAGCCAGGGTGTATATCGAATGCGGCACTTCTGTCGTTGTTATCCTGACGCCGTGCAAGACGAAACTATTGTTCCCCTTTAATTCTTTGATGTCCACATTCGAAGTTATGCCGTCCCAAGTCAAACATTCGACGATGCTTTTCCTATATGCCATATCCTCCTTATAGTAGGTAGTCAAAAATTCATGCAAGGCTCTTGTCTTTGGGGGACCGATCAGGTCCAAGTGCTTTCGCCCACGGAGCCAGGAATCCATGGAGAGGGGGATGTAGGCTCCATCGTGGTCGATATGATGGTGAGTGAACATCATGGTCTCAATATCGCCGGTGTCGACATCCAATTCCATCAAGCGCGCCTTTGTGCCGAACCCCATGTCCACCAAGAATAAATGTCCCTTGTACTGGATCAGTGTGCTGGGGTTGGATCTCTTGTGAGTAGGGGCGGGGCCGCCGGTGCCGATCAAAATCACGCTGAAATCTTTCTTGGATTTGAATTTGATAGGGGCTTTCTGTGGGGGGGCTGATTGGGAATCGGGGTTGCCGGCAGCCCGTAGGTCGCCGCGCCCCTGCAGACTCGAAAGACCAAGGGCCAGAACCGTCAGGAAGGCAAGAAAATAGGCGCGATTCGGTTTGTGGATCATTCGCAGGAGCGCTGAATCGTACAATCCATAATAACACATCCTGAAACCAGTATGCCAATTTGTCGGGTGAGCCGCGCCTTCCTTTCGCAAACCCTGCCGCGATACGGGGTGTGGTAGGGGAGCCCGGCGTCCTAGTGGGATGTCGGCCCGTGCGGCGCCGGTCGGAACGCGGTGATGCCCCGCTCGCGCTCCGTCAACACGCTCTCGGCGGCATGGCCGGGCTGGGGAGAGACCTCGACGAGATCCTCCCCAAAAATGATCTCATGGCTGAAGATCTTCCCCATTTCTCTTAGGGTCGCCTTCTTGTCGACAGGCCCAGGGGAGAAATGAGTCAGCACGAGTTTCTTGGTCTTCGCTTTTTCGGCCATCGTGGCCGCTTCCTTCCATGTGCAATGACTCGGCTTGCCGTTCATCGTCCCCGGAGTAAACTTGATGGGCAGGGGTGGCGGCTGCATGATCAGCAGTCCCGCATCGATGACCAGGACATCGGCGTTCTGAGCCAGCGCGATCAGATTGTCCGAATAAGTCAGATCGCCGGAAACGACGATGGACTGCCCGCCGGCATCGAA
Protein-coding regions in this window:
- a CDS encoding MBL fold metallo-hydrolase, which codes for MEISPALTKWAKQAKGHLFLVDMGDGTLARLAEAGVDTGKIETFMFTHFHIDHSSEYTALSLDSWARGRKHLNLLGPPGVIALHEFLTAFYKEDMTYRKSIVGSLTWDGMISNVDIKELNGGESLVLNGVRITTAEVPHSIKTLAYRFDAGGQSIVVSGDLTYSDNLIALAQNADVLVIDAGLLIMQPPPLPIKFTPGTMNGKPSHCTWKEAATMAEKAKTKKLVLTHFSPGPVDKKATLREMGKIFSHEIIFGEDLVEVSPQPGHAAESVLTERERGITAFRPAPHGPTSH
- a CDS encoding MBL fold metallo-hydrolase; this translates as MIHKPNRAYFLAFLTVLALGLSSLQGRGDLRAAGNPDSQSAPPQKAPIKFKSKKDFSVILIGTGGPAPTHKRSNPSTLIQYKGHLFLVDMGFGTKARLMELDVDTGDIETMMFTHHHIDHDGAYIPLSMDSWLRGRKHLDLIGPPKTRALHEFLTTYYKEDMAYRKSIVECLTWDGITSNVDIKELKGNNSFVLHGVRITTTEVPHSIYTLAYRFDADGQSIVVSGDLTYSDNLIALAKDADILVIDSGLLIPQKPPEGLFHAQPGDHPKPPRKRAHCTLEEVATMAKKANVKKLVLTHFGPMPVDEIATLVEFRKIFSGEIIFGEDLLEIYPQISPVMGTPVIVHHDGMASPSRWSPQSSGSEDSRESAQPALE